In Xiphophorus couchianus chromosome 24, X_couchianus-1.0, whole genome shotgun sequence, a single genomic region encodes these proteins:
- the klhl12 gene encoding kelch-like protein 12 isoform X4 has product MAPKDIMTNSHAKSILNAMNSLRKSNTLCDITLRVDSTDFPAHRIVLAACSDYFCAMFTSELAEKGKSFVDIQGLTASTMEILLDFVYTETVLVTVENVQELLPAACLLQLKGVKRACCDFLESQLDPSNCLGIRDFAETHNCLDLMQAAELFSQKHFSEVVQHEEFMLLSQTEVEKLIKCDEIQVDSEEPVFEAVLNWVKHNRKEREPYLPDMLEFVRMPLLTPRYITDVIDAEPLIRCSLPCRDLVDEAKKFHLRPELRSEMQGPRTQARLGAKEVLLVIGGFGSQQSPIDVVEKYDPKTQEWSFLPNIARKRRYVATVSLHDRVYVIGGYDGRSRLSSVECLDYTADEDGVWYTVATMNVRRGLAGATTLGDMIYVAGGFDGSRRHTSMERYDPNIDQWSMLGDMQTAREGAGLVVASGLIYCLGGYDGLNILNSVERYDPHTGHWTSVTPMATKRSGAGVALLNDHIYVVGGFDGVSHLDSVEVYNIRTDYWTTVASMTTPRCYVGATVLRGRLYAIAGYDGNSLLSSIECYDPVIDSWEVVTSMATQRCDAGVCVLREK; this is encoded by the exons ATGGCTCCCAAAGACATCATGACGAATTCCCACGCCAAATCCATCCTCAATGCAATGAACTCTCTACGCAAGAGCAACACGCTCTGTGACATCACTCTGAGGGTGGACAGCACCGATTTCCCGGCTCACCGGATCGTCTTGGCCGCCTGCAGCGACTATTTCTGTGCCATGTTCACCAGCgag CTTGCAGAAAAGGGGAAATCTTTTGTCGACATCCAGGGACTCACGGCATCAACTATGGAGATCCTGTTGGACTTTGTGTACACAGAGACGGTGCTTGTCACCGTGGAAAATGTGCAAGAGCTGCTCCCTGCAGCATGTCTGCTTCAGCTTAAAG GAGTGAAAAGGGCGTGCTGCGACTTCCTAGAGTCTCAGCTCGATCCGTCAAACTGCCTGGGGATTCGGGACTTCGCCGAAACTCACAACTGCCTCGACCTGATGCAGGCCGCAGAGCTCTTTTCCCAGAAGCATTTCTCCGAGGTGGTTCAGCACGAGGAGTTCATGCTCCTGAGCCAGACAGAAGTGGAGAAGCTCATAAAGTGCGATGAAATCCAG GTGGATTCAGAGGAGCCTGTGTTTGAGGCCGTGTTGAACTGGGTGAAGCACAACAGGAAAGAGCGAGAGCCCTACCTCCCAGACATGCTGGAGTTTGTCCGCATGCCGCTCCTTACCCCCCGCTACATTACAGATGTCATTGACGCTGAG CCTCTCATTCGATGTAGTCTGCCTTGTCGAGACCTCGTTGATGAGGCCAAAAAATTCCACTTAAGACCGGAGCTGAGGAGTGAGATGCAGGGTCCTCGCACACAAGCCAGATTAG GTGCCAAAGAAGTCCTGCTGGTTATAGGTGGCTTCGGCAGCCAGCAGTCGCCAATAGATGTAGTCGAGAAATATGATCCCAAAACCCAGGAATGGAGCTTTCTGCCT AATATCGCCCGTAAAAGGCGCTACGTTGCCACTGTGTCGCTACACGACCGAGTTTACGTGATCGGAGGCTACGACGGTCGGTCGAGGCTCAGCTCGGTGGAGTGCCTGGACTACACCGCGGACGAAGACGGCGTTTGGTACACCGTCGCCACCATGAATGTACGCCGCGGCCTCGCTGGGGCCACGACCCTGGGAG ATATGATCTATGTTGCCGGTGGCTTCGATGGCAGCCGTCGGCACACCAGCATGGAGCGATATGACCCCAATATCGACCAGTGGAGCATGCTGGGAGATATGCAGACTGCTAGAGAAGGCGCTGGCCTGGTAGTGGCCAGTGGGCTGATCTACTGTCTAG GTGGTTATGATGGACTAAATATCCTAAACTCAGTGGAAAGATACGACCCACACACGGGTCATTGGACCAGTGTGACACCCATGGCCACGAAGCGGTCAG GGGCTGGTGTGGCGCTACTTAACGACCACATTTATGTCGTGGGAGGGTTTGATGGCGTTTCACACCTCGACTCGGTGGAGGTTTACAACATCAGGACAGACTACTGGACTACTGTGGCTAGCATGACGACGCCACGGTGTTACGTAGGAGCTACTGTCCTCAGAGGACGACTCTACGCCATCGCCGG ATACGACGGGAACTCCCTCCTCAGCAGCATCGAATGTTACGACCCGGTTATTGACTCCTGGGAGGTCGTCACCTCCATGGCAACCCAGCGGTGCGACGCAGGAGTCTGCGTTCTGCGAGAGAAGTAA
- the klhl12 gene encoding kelch-like protein 12 isoform X3 — translation MSLKENPDSCGSLRSLTDSGGSMAPKDIMTNSHAKSILNAMNSLRKSNTLCDITLRVDSTDFPAHRIVLAACSDYFCAMFTSELAEKGKSFVDIQGLTASTMEILLDFVYTETVLVTVENVQELLPAACLLQLKGVKRACCDFLESQLDPSNCLGIRDFAETHNCLDLMQAAELFSQKHFSEVVQHEEFMLLSQTEVEKLIKCDEIQVDSEEPVFEAVLNWVKHNRKEREPYLPDMLEFVRMPLLTPRYITDVIDAEPLIRCSLPCRDLVDEAKKFHLRPELRSEMQGPRTQARLGAKEVLLVIGGFGSQQSPIDVVEKYDPKTQEWSFLPNIARKRRYVATVSLHDRVYVIGGYDGRSRLSSVECLDYTADEDGVWYTVATMNVRRGLAGATTLGDMIYVAGGFDGSRRHTSMERYDPNIDQWSMLGDMQTAREGAGLVVASGLIYCLGGYDGLNILNSVERYDPHTGHWTSVTPMATKRSGAGVALLNDHIYVVGGFDGVSHLDSVEVYNIRTDYWTTVASMTTPRCYVGATVLRGRLYAIAGYDGNSLLSSIECYDPVIDSWEVVTSMATQRCDAGVCVLREK, via the exons ATGTCTCTAAAGGAAAACCCGG attCCTGTGGTAGTTTGAGATCCTTGACGGATTCCGGTGGCAGCATGGCTCCCAAAGACATCATGACGAATTCCCACGCCAAATCCATCCTCAATGCAATGAACTCTCTACGCAAGAGCAACACGCTCTGTGACATCACTCTGAGGGTGGACAGCACCGATTTCCCGGCTCACCGGATCGTCTTGGCCGCCTGCAGCGACTATTTCTGTGCCATGTTCACCAGCgag CTTGCAGAAAAGGGGAAATCTTTTGTCGACATCCAGGGACTCACGGCATCAACTATGGAGATCCTGTTGGACTTTGTGTACACAGAGACGGTGCTTGTCACCGTGGAAAATGTGCAAGAGCTGCTCCCTGCAGCATGTCTGCTTCAGCTTAAAG GAGTGAAAAGGGCGTGCTGCGACTTCCTAGAGTCTCAGCTCGATCCGTCAAACTGCCTGGGGATTCGGGACTTCGCCGAAACTCACAACTGCCTCGACCTGATGCAGGCCGCAGAGCTCTTTTCCCAGAAGCATTTCTCCGAGGTGGTTCAGCACGAGGAGTTCATGCTCCTGAGCCAGACAGAAGTGGAGAAGCTCATAAAGTGCGATGAAATCCAG GTGGATTCAGAGGAGCCTGTGTTTGAGGCCGTGTTGAACTGGGTGAAGCACAACAGGAAAGAGCGAGAGCCCTACCTCCCAGACATGCTGGAGTTTGTCCGCATGCCGCTCCTTACCCCCCGCTACATTACAGATGTCATTGACGCTGAG CCTCTCATTCGATGTAGTCTGCCTTGTCGAGACCTCGTTGATGAGGCCAAAAAATTCCACTTAAGACCGGAGCTGAGGAGTGAGATGCAGGGTCCTCGCACACAAGCCAGATTAG GTGCCAAAGAAGTCCTGCTGGTTATAGGTGGCTTCGGCAGCCAGCAGTCGCCAATAGATGTAGTCGAGAAATATGATCCCAAAACCCAGGAATGGAGCTTTCTGCCT AATATCGCCCGTAAAAGGCGCTACGTTGCCACTGTGTCGCTACACGACCGAGTTTACGTGATCGGAGGCTACGACGGTCGGTCGAGGCTCAGCTCGGTGGAGTGCCTGGACTACACCGCGGACGAAGACGGCGTTTGGTACACCGTCGCCACCATGAATGTACGCCGCGGCCTCGCTGGGGCCACGACCCTGGGAG ATATGATCTATGTTGCCGGTGGCTTCGATGGCAGCCGTCGGCACACCAGCATGGAGCGATATGACCCCAATATCGACCAGTGGAGCATGCTGGGAGATATGCAGACTGCTAGAGAAGGCGCTGGCCTGGTAGTGGCCAGTGGGCTGATCTACTGTCTAG GTGGTTATGATGGACTAAATATCCTAAACTCAGTGGAAAGATACGACCCACACACGGGTCATTGGACCAGTGTGACACCCATGGCCACGAAGCGGTCAG GGGCTGGTGTGGCGCTACTTAACGACCACATTTATGTCGTGGGAGGGTTTGATGGCGTTTCACACCTCGACTCGGTGGAGGTTTACAACATCAGGACAGACTACTGGACTACTGTGGCTAGCATGACGACGCCACGGTGTTACGTAGGAGCTACTGTCCTCAGAGGACGACTCTACGCCATCGCCGG ATACGACGGGAACTCCCTCCTCAGCAGCATCGAATGTTACGACCCGGTTATTGACTCCTGGGAGGTCGTCACCTCCATGGCAACCCAGCGGTGCGACGCAGGAGTCTGCGTTCTGCGAGAGAAGTAA
- the ptpn1 gene encoding tyrosine-protein phosphatase non-receptor type 1: MEAEFWEIDENGTWNSVYEDIRQQSCELPCKVAKFPENKTRNRYRDVSPFDHSRICLQLGPNDYINASLITAEEAQRKYILTQGPLPSTCGHFWEMVWEQRTRGVVMLNRVIEKGSIKCAQYWPQREEKDVIFEDTNFKVTLVSEDIKSYYTVRQLELENLSTQETREILHFHYTTWPDFGVPESPASFLNFLFKVRESGCLNAEHGPVVVHCSAGIGRSGTFCLVDTCLLLMSLRKDPSSVQIREVLLEMRRYRMGLIQTPDQLRFSYLAVIEGAKYIKGDTSLQESWKELSNEEDDPPEFTPPPPLPPPRDPYNGRVQPCFFPDDVDFLHRVETSQLRSTADTELRNRNPAAPEPPPDRRYGPVGIKDLTSDPPRKTQQGAAAEEETDEAEQKKGTWSPLTAHVCLGTALALSAYVFYRVYFH; this comes from the exons ATGGAAGCCGAGTTTTGGGAAATCGACGAAAATGGGACTTGGAACTCCGTATATGAG GACATTCGCCAGCAATCTTGTGAATTACCATGCAAGGTTGCCAAATTTCCCGAAAACAAGACTCGGAACCGTTACCGGGACGTCAGCCCCT TTGACCACAGCAGAATCTGCCTGCAGCTGGGTCCAAACGACTACATTAACGCCAGCCTAATAACTGCAGAAGAAGCGCAGAGGAAATATATTCTTACTCAG GGACCCCTTCCAAGTACATGTGGTCATTTCTGGGAGATGGTTTGGGAGCAGAGGACCCGCGGAGTCGTGATGCTGAACCGGGTCATAGAGAAAGGCTCT ATCAAATGTGCCCAATATTGGCCTCAAAGAGAGGAGAAAGATGTCATCTTTGAAGACACCAACTTCAAGGTCACTCTCGTCTCAGAGGACATCAAATCGTACTACACAGTCCGACAGCTGGAGCTGGAAAATCTGTCT ACTCAGGAGACGCgtgaaattttacattttcactacACGACCTGGCCTGACTTTGGGGTCCCAGAGTCTCCAGCCTCCTTCCTCAACTTCCTCTTCAAGGTGCGCGAGTCGGGCTGTCTGAATGCGGAGCACGGGCCGGTGGTGGTCCACTGCAGCGCTGGGATCGGACGCTCCGGGACCTTCTGTCTCGTGGACACCTGCCTCCTTTTG atgtCTCTCCGTAAAGACCCGTCTTCGGTGCAGATCCGTGAAGTGCTGCTGGAGATGCGTCGTTATCGAATGGGTTTGATACAAACGCCAGACCAGCTTCGCTTCTCCTACCTCGCTGTGATTGAAGGTGCCAAGTACATCAAAGGAGACACTTCTCTCCAG gaGTCATGGAAAGAGCTGTCGAATGAGGAAGATGATCCTCCAGAGTTCACCCCgccgcctcctcttcctcctcccagaGACCCTTACAATGGCCGAGTGCAGCCATGTTTTTTCCCAGATGACGTAGACTTCCTCCACCGTGTGGAAACTTCCCAACTGAG GTCTACAGCAGACACAGAGCTGAGGAACAGAAACCCAGCCGCCCCGGAGCCGCCTCCGGACAGACGGTACGGGCCTGTGGGAATCAAAGACCTGACCTCCGACCCTCCGAGGAAAACCCAGCAGGGGGCGGCGGCGGAGGAGGAGACGGATgaagcagagcagaagaagGGAACCTGGTCCCCTCTGACGGCCCACGTGTGCCTGGGCACGGCGCTGGCCCTCAGCGCTTACGTTTTCTATCGCGTCTATTTCCACTGA
- the klhl12 gene encoding kelch-like protein 12 isoform X2 — protein sequence MKRISDEHNNVTNDSCGSLRSLTDSGGSMAPKDIMTNSHAKSILNAMNSLRKSNTLCDITLRVDSTDFPAHRIVLAACSDYFCAMFTSELAEKGKSFVDIQGLTASTMEILLDFVYTETVLVTVENVQELLPAACLLQLKGVKRACCDFLESQLDPSNCLGIRDFAETHNCLDLMQAAELFSQKHFSEVVQHEEFMLLSQTEVEKLIKCDEIQVDSEEPVFEAVLNWVKHNRKEREPYLPDMLEFVRMPLLTPRYITDVIDAEPLIRCSLPCRDLVDEAKKFHLRPELRSEMQGPRTQARLGAKEVLLVIGGFGSQQSPIDVVEKYDPKTQEWSFLPNIARKRRYVATVSLHDRVYVIGGYDGRSRLSSVECLDYTADEDGVWYTVATMNVRRGLAGATTLGDMIYVAGGFDGSRRHTSMERYDPNIDQWSMLGDMQTAREGAGLVVASGLIYCLGGYDGLNILNSVERYDPHTGHWTSVTPMATKRSGAGVALLNDHIYVVGGFDGVSHLDSVEVYNIRTDYWTTVASMTTPRCYVGATVLRGRLYAIAGYDGNSLLSSIECYDPVIDSWEVVTSMATQRCDAGVCVLREK from the exons attCCTGTGGTAGTTTGAGATCCTTGACGGATTCCGGTGGCAGCATGGCTCCCAAAGACATCATGACGAATTCCCACGCCAAATCCATCCTCAATGCAATGAACTCTCTACGCAAGAGCAACACGCTCTGTGACATCACTCTGAGGGTGGACAGCACCGATTTCCCGGCTCACCGGATCGTCTTGGCCGCCTGCAGCGACTATTTCTGTGCCATGTTCACCAGCgag CTTGCAGAAAAGGGGAAATCTTTTGTCGACATCCAGGGACTCACGGCATCAACTATGGAGATCCTGTTGGACTTTGTGTACACAGAGACGGTGCTTGTCACCGTGGAAAATGTGCAAGAGCTGCTCCCTGCAGCATGTCTGCTTCAGCTTAAAG GAGTGAAAAGGGCGTGCTGCGACTTCCTAGAGTCTCAGCTCGATCCGTCAAACTGCCTGGGGATTCGGGACTTCGCCGAAACTCACAACTGCCTCGACCTGATGCAGGCCGCAGAGCTCTTTTCCCAGAAGCATTTCTCCGAGGTGGTTCAGCACGAGGAGTTCATGCTCCTGAGCCAGACAGAAGTGGAGAAGCTCATAAAGTGCGATGAAATCCAG GTGGATTCAGAGGAGCCTGTGTTTGAGGCCGTGTTGAACTGGGTGAAGCACAACAGGAAAGAGCGAGAGCCCTACCTCCCAGACATGCTGGAGTTTGTCCGCATGCCGCTCCTTACCCCCCGCTACATTACAGATGTCATTGACGCTGAG CCTCTCATTCGATGTAGTCTGCCTTGTCGAGACCTCGTTGATGAGGCCAAAAAATTCCACTTAAGACCGGAGCTGAGGAGTGAGATGCAGGGTCCTCGCACACAAGCCAGATTAG GTGCCAAAGAAGTCCTGCTGGTTATAGGTGGCTTCGGCAGCCAGCAGTCGCCAATAGATGTAGTCGAGAAATATGATCCCAAAACCCAGGAATGGAGCTTTCTGCCT AATATCGCCCGTAAAAGGCGCTACGTTGCCACTGTGTCGCTACACGACCGAGTTTACGTGATCGGAGGCTACGACGGTCGGTCGAGGCTCAGCTCGGTGGAGTGCCTGGACTACACCGCGGACGAAGACGGCGTTTGGTACACCGTCGCCACCATGAATGTACGCCGCGGCCTCGCTGGGGCCACGACCCTGGGAG ATATGATCTATGTTGCCGGTGGCTTCGATGGCAGCCGTCGGCACACCAGCATGGAGCGATATGACCCCAATATCGACCAGTGGAGCATGCTGGGAGATATGCAGACTGCTAGAGAAGGCGCTGGCCTGGTAGTGGCCAGTGGGCTGATCTACTGTCTAG GTGGTTATGATGGACTAAATATCCTAAACTCAGTGGAAAGATACGACCCACACACGGGTCATTGGACCAGTGTGACACCCATGGCCACGAAGCGGTCAG GGGCTGGTGTGGCGCTACTTAACGACCACATTTATGTCGTGGGAGGGTTTGATGGCGTTTCACACCTCGACTCGGTGGAGGTTTACAACATCAGGACAGACTACTGGACTACTGTGGCTAGCATGACGACGCCACGGTGTTACGTAGGAGCTACTGTCCTCAGAGGACGACTCTACGCCATCGCCGG ATACGACGGGAACTCCCTCCTCAGCAGCATCGAATGTTACGACCCGGTTATTGACTCCTGGGAGGTCGTCACCTCCATGGCAACCCAGCGGTGCGACGCAGGAGTCTGCGTTCTGCGAGAGAAGTAA
- the klhl12 gene encoding kelch-like protein 12 isoform X1: MCSYSYCLLVVEKVFRSLNDSCGSLRSLTDSGGSMAPKDIMTNSHAKSILNAMNSLRKSNTLCDITLRVDSTDFPAHRIVLAACSDYFCAMFTSELAEKGKSFVDIQGLTASTMEILLDFVYTETVLVTVENVQELLPAACLLQLKGVKRACCDFLESQLDPSNCLGIRDFAETHNCLDLMQAAELFSQKHFSEVVQHEEFMLLSQTEVEKLIKCDEIQVDSEEPVFEAVLNWVKHNRKEREPYLPDMLEFVRMPLLTPRYITDVIDAEPLIRCSLPCRDLVDEAKKFHLRPELRSEMQGPRTQARLGAKEVLLVIGGFGSQQSPIDVVEKYDPKTQEWSFLPNIARKRRYVATVSLHDRVYVIGGYDGRSRLSSVECLDYTADEDGVWYTVATMNVRRGLAGATTLGDMIYVAGGFDGSRRHTSMERYDPNIDQWSMLGDMQTAREGAGLVVASGLIYCLGGYDGLNILNSVERYDPHTGHWTSVTPMATKRSGAGVALLNDHIYVVGGFDGVSHLDSVEVYNIRTDYWTTVASMTTPRCYVGATVLRGRLYAIAGYDGNSLLSSIECYDPVIDSWEVVTSMATQRCDAGVCVLREK; encoded by the exons ATGTGTAGCTATAGTTATTGCCTCCTAGTGGTGGAAAAAGTGTTCAGATCTTTAAACG attCCTGTGGTAGTTTGAGATCCTTGACGGATTCCGGTGGCAGCATGGCTCCCAAAGACATCATGACGAATTCCCACGCCAAATCCATCCTCAATGCAATGAACTCTCTACGCAAGAGCAACACGCTCTGTGACATCACTCTGAGGGTGGACAGCACCGATTTCCCGGCTCACCGGATCGTCTTGGCCGCCTGCAGCGACTATTTCTGTGCCATGTTCACCAGCgag CTTGCAGAAAAGGGGAAATCTTTTGTCGACATCCAGGGACTCACGGCATCAACTATGGAGATCCTGTTGGACTTTGTGTACACAGAGACGGTGCTTGTCACCGTGGAAAATGTGCAAGAGCTGCTCCCTGCAGCATGTCTGCTTCAGCTTAAAG GAGTGAAAAGGGCGTGCTGCGACTTCCTAGAGTCTCAGCTCGATCCGTCAAACTGCCTGGGGATTCGGGACTTCGCCGAAACTCACAACTGCCTCGACCTGATGCAGGCCGCAGAGCTCTTTTCCCAGAAGCATTTCTCCGAGGTGGTTCAGCACGAGGAGTTCATGCTCCTGAGCCAGACAGAAGTGGAGAAGCTCATAAAGTGCGATGAAATCCAG GTGGATTCAGAGGAGCCTGTGTTTGAGGCCGTGTTGAACTGGGTGAAGCACAACAGGAAAGAGCGAGAGCCCTACCTCCCAGACATGCTGGAGTTTGTCCGCATGCCGCTCCTTACCCCCCGCTACATTACAGATGTCATTGACGCTGAG CCTCTCATTCGATGTAGTCTGCCTTGTCGAGACCTCGTTGATGAGGCCAAAAAATTCCACTTAAGACCGGAGCTGAGGAGTGAGATGCAGGGTCCTCGCACACAAGCCAGATTAG GTGCCAAAGAAGTCCTGCTGGTTATAGGTGGCTTCGGCAGCCAGCAGTCGCCAATAGATGTAGTCGAGAAATATGATCCCAAAACCCAGGAATGGAGCTTTCTGCCT AATATCGCCCGTAAAAGGCGCTACGTTGCCACTGTGTCGCTACACGACCGAGTTTACGTGATCGGAGGCTACGACGGTCGGTCGAGGCTCAGCTCGGTGGAGTGCCTGGACTACACCGCGGACGAAGACGGCGTTTGGTACACCGTCGCCACCATGAATGTACGCCGCGGCCTCGCTGGGGCCACGACCCTGGGAG ATATGATCTATGTTGCCGGTGGCTTCGATGGCAGCCGTCGGCACACCAGCATGGAGCGATATGACCCCAATATCGACCAGTGGAGCATGCTGGGAGATATGCAGACTGCTAGAGAAGGCGCTGGCCTGGTAGTGGCCAGTGGGCTGATCTACTGTCTAG GTGGTTATGATGGACTAAATATCCTAAACTCAGTGGAAAGATACGACCCACACACGGGTCATTGGACCAGTGTGACACCCATGGCCACGAAGCGGTCAG GGGCTGGTGTGGCGCTACTTAACGACCACATTTATGTCGTGGGAGGGTTTGATGGCGTTTCACACCTCGACTCGGTGGAGGTTTACAACATCAGGACAGACTACTGGACTACTGTGGCTAGCATGACGACGCCACGGTGTTACGTAGGAGCTACTGTCCTCAGAGGACGACTCTACGCCATCGCCGG ATACGACGGGAACTCCCTCCTCAGCAGCATCGAATGTTACGACCCGGTTATTGACTCCTGGGAGGTCGTCACCTCCATGGCAACCCAGCGGTGCGACGCAGGAGTCTGCGTTCTGCGAGAGAAGTAA